The Pseudomonas cucumis sequence GTGGATGGCGAAGATGAAGAACGTCACGCTTTCCGGCGCGTAGGTCGTCGACAACGGTGCATAGAAGGTCCAGCCGAAGTTCGGCCCGCCGCCGGGGGTGAACAGGGTCGATACCAGCAGCAGGAACGCTGCCGGCAACAGCCAGAAACTGAAGTTGTTCATCCGCGGCAGGGCCATGTCCGGCGCGCCGATCATCAATGGGATCATCCAGTTGGCGAGGCCGACGAAGGCCGGCATCACCGCACCGAACACCATCACCAGGCCGTGCATGGTGGTCATCTGGTTGAAGAATTCGGGCTGGACGATTTGCAGTCCCGGCTGGAACAGCTCGGCACGAATCACCATAGCGAACGAGCCGCCCAGCAGGAACATGGAGAACGCAAACCACAGGTACAGCGTGCCGATATCCTTGTGGTTGGTGGTCAGCACCCAGCGCATCAGGCCTTTGGCGGGGCCGTGGGCGTGGGCGGTGCCGGTATGAACATGGTCATCGACTACAACTGTCATGGCCTGTCTCCTGCAAACGGATGGGCTGGGCGGGCCGGGGCGTCATGCCCCGAGCGGTTCCTTACGTGCGCAATTAACCGGGTCATTTGCTTTCCGCCTGTTTCAGCTCCAGCACTTCTTTAGGGGTGACCATGTCGCCTTTGTTGTTGCCCCAGGCGTTACGTTCGTAGGTCACGACCGCTGCGATATCGACTTCCGACAGCTGTTTGCCGAACGCCGCCATGGAGGTGCCGGGCTTGCCGTGGAAGACGATGTTCAGGTGATCCTTGATCGGGCCGGTGGCGATTTTCGAGCCCTTGAGTGCCGGGAACATCGGCGGCAAGCCCTGGCCTTCGGCCTGGTGACAGGCCACGCAGGTGGTGTGATAGACCTTGTCGCCGCGCTCCTTGAGCTCATCGAGGGTCCATTCCTTGCTGGTCAGCTCTTTGAGTTGAGCTGCTTCGGCTTTGCGCTCGCCCAGCCAGGTTTCGTAATCGGCCTTTTCCTTGACCTCGACCACGATCGGCATGAAGCCGTGATCCTTTCCGCATAGCTCGGCGCACTGGCCACGGTAGATGCCGGGCTTTTCGACACGGGTCCAGGATTCATTGACGAAGCCCGGAATCGCATCGCGCTTGACCGCGAAGGCCGGCACCCACCAGGAGTGGATGACGTCGGCAGAGGTCACCAGAAAGCGCACCTTGGCACCGATCGGCAGCACCAGCGGCTTGTCGACCTCCAAGAGGTAATGCTCGCCTTTGGTTTCCTTGTTGTGGATCTGATCGGCGGGGGTGGTCAGGTTGCTGAAAAATTCGACGTCCTGACCCAGGTATTTGTAGTGCCACTTCCACTGATAACCGGTGACCTGGATATCGATATCCGGCTCAGTGTTGTCGTACATCTGGATCAGGGTGGCGGTTGCGGGGACCGCCATGGCCACCAGAATAAGCAGGGGCACGATGGTCCAGAGAATTTCGACGGTGGTGCTTTCATGAAATTTTGCGGCCACCTGCCCGGTAGAGCGGCGGTGGACCATCATCGACCAGAACATGGCGCCGAAGACGATGATGCCGATCACGACACAGATCCAGAAAATGGTCATGTGCAGATCGAATACTGCGTGACTGATTTCAGTCGCTCCAGGCGCCATATTCACAGTCCAGGCCGCTTGCGCCTGACTGAAAATCGACCACAACAGGAGGCCCATCCAGACTTGTGGATGTCGCATCATTGCGGGTTCCCCTTATAGTTCTTTTTATCCCGCCGGCTTTCACCTGCGGCAAGGGAGCGGCTTTTTCAGACTACGAACTTGAATCGCCGAGCCTTGC is a genomic window containing:
- the coxB gene encoding cytochrome c oxidase subunit II produces the protein MMRHPQVWMGLLLWSIFSQAQAAWTVNMAPGATEISHAVFDLHMTIFWICVVIGIIVFGAMFWSMMVHRRSTGQVAAKFHESTTVEILWTIVPLLILVAMAVPATATLIQMYDNTEPDIDIQVTGYQWKWHYKYLGQDVEFFSNLTTPADQIHNKETKGEHYLLEVDKPLVLPIGAKVRFLVTSADVIHSWWVPAFAVKRDAIPGFVNESWTRVEKPGIYRGQCAELCGKDHGFMPIVVEVKEKADYETWLGERKAEAAQLKELTSKEWTLDELKERGDKVYHTTCVACHQAEGQGLPPMFPALKGSKIATGPIKDHLNIVFHGKPGTSMAAFGKQLSEVDIAAVVTYERNAWGNNKGDMVTPKEVLELKQAESK